One Phaseolus vulgaris cultivar G19833 chromosome 11, P. vulgaris v2.0, whole genome shotgun sequence genomic window carries:
- the LOC137835687 gene encoding uncharacterized protein: MFTSSEWQSSQFAKTRDGGLVENLILDKGLWKNILNCLRGALPLIKVLRMVDSDEKPTMGFIYEKMDIAKEKIQNLFNGVSKSYTSLWEIIDHRWDNQLHRSLHVAGYYLNPMLHYHLDFKVDYEVKCGLYECLERLVGDLDVMGKINLQLEFQDQVWIVWYSISSAWTQDQNSITMVHTKKRNRLHQMTMNDVVFVITNSRLTKKKDVRKTKEYTIDDLSSYDEWTVEENETLYGLDEDILLDVGEDDASRGATNDLEVPPIDDNENEDLLEDQDDYPMISVNDLIG; this comes from the exons ATGTTCACATCCTCGGAGTGGCAATCCAGTCAGTTTGCAAAAACTAGAGATGGAGGGTTGGTGGAAAATTTGATATTGGACAAGGGATTAtggaaaaacattttaaattgtttgagGGGTGCTCTTCCCCTGATTAAAGTGTTGCGCATGGTTGATTCAGATGAGAAACCAACCATGggatttatttatgaaaagatGGATATTGCAAAAGAGAAGATACAAAATCTCTTCAATGGAGTTAGTAAAAG cTACACTTCCCTTTGGGAAATAATTGATCATCGATGGGACAACCAATTGCATAGGTCGTTGCATGTTGCAGGCTACTATCTTAATCCCATGTTACACTATCATCTTGACTTTAAAGTCGATTATGAGGTGAAATGTGGACTGTATGAATGTTTGGAGAGGTTGGTGGGAGACCTTGATGTGATGGGTAAAATTAATCTTCAATTAGAGTTTCAAGACCAAGTCTGGATTGTATGGTACTCCATTAGCTCAGCTTGGACTCAAGACCAAAACTCCATCACAATG gtACACACTAAGAAAAGAAATCGTTTACACCAAATGACTATGAATGATGTGGTGTTTGTGATCACTAATTCAAGATTGACGAAGAAGAAAGAtgttagaaaaacaaaagaatataCTATTGATGATCTTTCTTCTTATGATGAATGGACTGTGGAGGAAAATGAAACATTATATGGTTTAGATGAAGACATATTACTTGATGTTGGAGAAGATGATGCTAGTAGAGGAGCAACAAATGATTTGGAGGTTCCTCCAATTGATgataatgaaaatgaagatcTTTTGGAGGACCAAGATGATTATCCTATGATTAGTGTGAATGATTTAATTGGATAG